Genomic segment of Xanthobacter dioxanivorans:
AAGCCCAGAACCTCCACCTTCACCCCGCAGCGCTCCAGCGTGCGGGCGAGGATGTCGGCGCAGGTGGCGGCCACCGTGATCGGCCGCCCGCGCATGGAGCCGGAATTGTCGATGAGCAGCGTCACCACGGTATCGCGGAAGTCGGTGTCGCGCTCGCGCTTGAAGGAGAGGGCGGCGGTGGGGTCGGTGATGACGCGGGACAGGCGCGCCGGGTCGAGCACGCCTTCTTCCAGGTCGAAGTCCCAGGCGCGGTTCTGCTGCGCCAGCAGGCGGCGCTGCAGCCGGTTGGCGAGGCGCGCCACCACGCCCTGCAGGTGGGCGAGCTGCTTGTCGAGATAGGACCGAAGGCGCGTCAGCTCCTCCGAATCGCACAAATCCTCTGCCGCCACCTCCTCGTCGAACTTGGTGGTGAAGGCATGGTATTCGGGCCCGCGATTGTCGTGGGTCACCGGCGGCCGGGGCTGCCAGGGCTCGGCCGGCTCCTCGCTGTCGCCCAGCTCGGTGCCGTCGGGCACCTCCGCCGGCGGGGCGGAATCGCTGTCCATGGCGCTGTCGGGCATCTCCTCCTCGGAGAGCTCGGCCTCCATCTCGGTGGTACCCTGCTGGCTGTCGTCCTCGCGGGCGTCGCCGCTCTCGCCGCCCTCGTCGTCGGGGCCGCCCTCGCCGTCCCCGTCCTCGGGCTCCTTCTCGGTGTCGAGGCTGCTCTCCTCGCCCATGTCGAGGGAAGCGAGGAGGTCGCGGGCGATCTCGCCGAAGCGCTTCTGGTTCTCCAGGCTGTCGGCGAGGCGGGACAGGTCGCCGGCGGCGCGGTCCTCGATGTAGGAGCGCCAGAGGTCCACGATCTTGCGCGCGTCGGCGGGCGGGGCCTCGCCGGTCAGGCGCTCGCGCACCATGAGGGCGATGGCGTCCTCGATGGGGGCGTCGGCGCGCTCGGTGATGTCGGCAAAGTTGCCGCGGTGGTAGCGGTCCTGGAGCATGGCCGCGAGATTGCGCTTGGTGCCCGGCATGCGGTTGCCGCCGATGGCTTCCACCCGCGCCTGCTCGACCGCCTCGAACACTGCCCGGGCGGTCTCGCCCTGGGGCAGCATCTTGCGGTGCACCTTGGGGTCGTGGCAGGCGCGGCGCAGGGCGAGGGAGTCGGCGTGGCCGCGCACGATGGCGGCGTCCTGCAGGGTGAAGCGGCGCGGCGGCTCGGGCAGGCGCACCCGGTCGGGGGCCAGCGCCGGCCGCTCGGAGGCGAAGGTCACCTCGAAGTCGGAGACGCCGGCGATGGCCTTGAAGCAGCCCGCCACCGCCCGCTTGAAGGGTTCGGCGGGGGCCTCCTTCGGCGTCTTGCCGGGGGTGCGGTTCGTCGGGGCCATGATCAGGGTCTCAACGGTCAGCGTCTCTCGGGGATGGAAGGAGCCGGGACTTCCCGGCTCAGGACAACGCGACGTTCACCGTGCTCTCGGTGAGCTCCTGGCCGAAGCAGCGCTGGTAGAACTCGGCCACCAGCGGCCGCTCCAGCTCGTCGCACTTGTTGAGGAAGGTCACTCGCAGGGCGAAGGCGATCTCCTTGAAGATGTCCGCATTCTCGGCCCAGGTGATGACGGTGCGCGGGCTCATCACGGTGGATAGGTCGCCGTTGATGAAGGCCTGTCGGGTGAGGTCGGCGAGGCGCACCATGCGGTTGACCGTGTCGCGGCCCTCCGGAGTCTGGAAGTGCTTGGCCTTGGCCAGCACGATGTCCACTTCCTTGTCGTGGGCGAGATAGTTGAGGGCGGTGACGATGGACCAGCGGTCCATCTGCGCCTGGTTGATCTGCTGGGTGCCGTGATAGAGGCCGGTGGTGTCGCCGAGGCCGATGGTGTTGGCCGTGGCGAACAGGCGGAAGGCCGGGTGGGGGCTGATGACCCGGCTCTGGTCGAGCAGGGTCAGCCGGCCGGAGGATTCCAGCACGCGCTGGATCACGAACATCACGTCCGGGCGGCCGGCGTCGTATTCGTCGAACACCATGGCGATGTTGTTCTGGTAGGCCCAGGGCAGGATGCCGTCGCGGAACTCGGTCACCTGCATGCCGTCCTTCACCACGATCGCATCCTTGCCGATGAGGTCGATGCGCGAGATGTGGCTGTCGAGGTTGATGCGCACGCACGGCCAGTTGAGCCGCGCCGCCACCTGCTCGATATGGGTCGACTTGCCGGTTCCATGGTATCCTGTGACCATCACCCGGCGATTGCGGGCGAAGCCGGCGAGGATGGCGAGGGTGGTGGTGCGGTCGAACAGGTAGTCCGGATCGAGCTCGGGCACGTGGGGATCCGCCTCCGAGAAGGCCGGCACCTCCATGTCGATGTCGATGCCGAACGTCTGGCGAACCGACACCTTCATGTCCGGGGTCGGGGCGTTGGTCTGCGTGCCGATCATGACTCCTCCGTCAGCGCGCGTGGCGCGCCCTTCCTGTCCTGGTTCCGGGGCGGTGACCCTTAAGGCGGCCGCAACCGTGCAAAAATCCGACCATCCTTCGGACAGTCAGCAGAAACCGGCCTGCTTCAGGTTGTTGTAGGCCTGGATGACGCTGCGCAGCCGGTCCTCGGAGGAGCGATCCCCCCCGTTCGCATCCGGATGGTGCAGTTTTACCAATTCCTTGTAGCGCGCCTTGATCTCTGTGGCGCCGGCGGACATTTCGAGACCCATGACCTCCAGCGCCCGGCGCTCGGTGGTGCGCACGATGCGCCCGTCCGGCACCGGCCGGTCGGCATGGAACGCGCCGCCCATCTCGGCGGTGAAGCCGAAGGGGTCGCGCATGCCCTCGGCGCCGCCCGGCGGCGGAGGGCCGGGCGTCCGGCTCCCCTTGGCGCCCATCTTCCAGGTCGGGCGATGGCCGGTGAGCGCGTCCTTCTGGTAGGCGCAGACCGCGTCGTCGGTCATGCCCGAGAAGTAGTTGTAGGAGTGGTTGTATTCGCGCACGTGGTCGAGGCAGTACTGCCAGTACTGGCCTTCCTGGTGCCGGCCCTTGGGCGCCTTGTGGGTCCCCTCCGCCGCACAGCCCGGCCATTGGCAGCCCTGCAGCGTCGGCCGGCTGTGGCGCCGGTCGTCTGCGGGCTTGACCCGGATGCGATCGAAGAGCGGGGAGTTCAGCTTCATGACACAATGATTATGGGCGCCGTACCGCGGCGCGGCAAGAAACGAGGTGCGATCGGGCGGAAAACCCCGGAGCCGGCTGAGCCGTGACCCGTCGCCGGCGCGAGGATAGGCGGGCTGCGACAGGACACATATAATGCGCCCTCAGCGCAAGCGCCATCTGAGGCGAAGCGCCTTCAATTGGTTCCATTTCAGCTATTGGATTTCATGATGTCCGAAACCTCCCTTTCCGCGATCCGCCAGACCCTCGAGGCGGGGCTTTCCCCGCTCGCCCTCGAGCTCGAGGACGAAAGTCACAAGCATGCCGGCCATGCCGGCGTGCGCCATCAGCTCAAGGGCGCCGAGCATCGCGACGACGGTGGGGTGACCCACCTGCGGGTTCGGGTGGTTTCGCCCGATTTCGCCGGCAAGAGCCGGATCGAGCGCCACCGCATCGTCAACGGCCTGCTCCAGGGCGAGATCGCCAAGGGCCTGCACGCCATCGCCATCGAGGCCAAGGCGCCGGGCGAATGAGCGGGGCAATTGCGGGTGCCGGGAGGCGGAGCCTTCATGGCTGAGGCGCAGGCGCAGGACGGCGCGTTGGTCCTTTTCTCTGGCGGGCAGGATTCCGCCACCTGCCTCGCCTTTGCCCTGGAGCGCTTCGGCCGGGTGGAGACGCTGGGCTTCCATTATGGCCAGCGCCATGCCGTGGAGCTGGAGCGCCGCCCGGTGCTGCGCGCCGCCATGGCGGGCCTCGATCCCCTCTGGGCCGCGCGCCTGGGCGTCGACCACCTGCTCGACATGCCGGTGCTCGGCCAGATCTCCGAAACGGCGCTGACCCGCGAAATGGCGGTGGAGATGGAAGAGGGCGGCCTGCCCAACACCTTCGTGCCGGGCCGCAACCTCGTCTTCCTCACCTTTGCCGCGGCGCTCGCCTATCGCCGGGGCCTGAGGCACATCGTCGGCGGCATGTGCGAGACCGACTTCTCCGGCTATCCGGACTGCCGCGACGACACCATCAAGGCCATGCAGGTGGCCCTGAATCTCGGCATGGAAAAGCGCTTCGTGCTGCATACGCCGCTCATGTGGATCGACAAGGCGGAGACCTGGGCCCTGGCCGAGCGGCTCGGCGGGGCGGCGCTGGTGGACCTCATCATCGAAGAAAGCCACACCTGCTATCTCGGCGAGCGTGGCAAGAGGCGCGATTGGGGCTATGGTTGCGGCGAATGCCCCGCCTGCCGGTTGAGGGCCGAGGGGTTTGCGCGCTACCGCGCGTCCGGTGCGGTGGAAAGTCGCGCGGCCGCCCCCAAATAACCGCCACTTTGCGCTAGGTTCGCAACAAGCTGTCCAACGATTCGAGATCAATCATGGCCGATCCCGTGCCCGCCGAGTCCCCCGATGATTACGGCGCCCAGTCCATCCAGGTGCTGAAGGGCCTCGATGCCGTCCGCAAGCGCCCCGGCATGTATATCGGCGATACGGACGACGGGTCGGGCCTCCACCATATGGTGTACGAGGTGGTGGACAACGCCATCGACGAGGCCCTCGCCGGCTGGGCCAAGGAGGTCACGGTCACCCTCAACGCCGACGGCTCGGTGACGGTGACCGACGACGGCCGCGGCATCCCCACCGACATCCACAAGGAAGAGGGCGTCTCCGCTGCCGAGGTCATCATGACCCAGCTGCACGCCGGCGGTAAGTTCAACCAGAACTCGTACAAGGTCTCCGGCGGCTTGCACGGGGTGGGCGTCTCGGTGGTGAATGCGCTGTCCACCACCCTGGAACTCACCGTCTGGCGCGACGGCAAGGAGCATTTCATCCGCTTCCGCCATGGCGACGCGGAAGCCCCGCTGAAGGTGGTGGGCGACGCCCCCGCCGACAAGCGCGGCACCAGGGTGACCTTCACCCCAGCCCCGAGACCTTCACCAAGATCGAGTTCGACTACGCCACGCTGGAGCACCGGCTGCGCGAGCTGGCGTTCCTGAATTCCGGCGTGCTCATCATCCTCACCGACGCGCGCACCGCCGAGGTGAAGCGCGAGGAGCTGCATTACGAGGGCGGCGTGGAAGCCTTCGTGAAGTACCTCGACCGCTCCAAGTCCGCTTTGCTGCAGAAGCCGGTGGTGATCCGCGCCGAGAAGGACGGCATGACCGTGGAAGCCGCACTGTCGTGGAACGACGGCTATCACGAAAATATCCTGTGCTTCACCAACAACATTCCCCAGCGGGATCGCGGCACCCACTTCACCGGCTTTGCGGCGGCGCTGACCCGGCAGGTGATCGGCTATGCCAATTCCTCCGGCATCGCCAAGAAGGAGAAGGTGGACCCCACCGGCGAGGATTGCCGCGAGGGTCTCACCGCCGTGCTCTCGGTGAAGGTGCCGGACCCCAAGTTCTCCTCCCAGACCAAGGACAAGCTGGTGTCCTCCGAGGTCCGCCCGGTGGTGGAATCCCTGGTGAGCGAGGCGCTGTCGGTCTGGTTCGAGGAGAACCCGGCGGAAGCCAAAAACGTGATCGGCAAGGTGGTGGAGGCCGCCGCCGCCCGCGAGGCCGCCCGCAAGGCCCGCGACCTCACCCGCCGCAAGAGCCCGCTCGACGTCGCTTCGCTGCCCGGCAAGCTCGCCGACTGCCAGGAGCGCGACCCGGCCAAGTCCGAGATCTTCATCGTCGAGGGTGACTCGGCCGGCGGCTCCGCCAAGCAGGGCCGCGACCGCGCCTTCCAGGCGGTGCTGCCGCTCCGCGGCAAGATCCTCAACGTGGAGCGGGCCCGCTTCGACAAGATGCTGTCGTCCGAGCAGATCGGCACGCTGATCACCGCGCTCGGCACCGGCATCGGCCGCGACGACGGGCATTCGGGCGGCTTCGACCTCGCCAAGCTGCGCTACCACAAGATCATCATCATGACCGACGCCGACGTGGACGGCGCCCACATCCGCACCCTGCTGCTCACCTTCTTCTTCCGGCAGATGCCGGAGCTGGTGGACGCGGGCCACCTCTTCATTGCCCAGCCGCCCCTCTACAAGGTCACCCGCGGCAAGTCCGAGACCTATCTCAAGGACGAGAAGGCGCTGGAGGACTACCTGGTCACCGCCGGCCTCGATGAGGCCTCCCTGCACTTGGCCTCGGGCGAAGTGCGCGCTGGCTCGGACCTCGCCCATGTGGTGGAGGTGTCGCGCCAGCTGCGGGCGGCGCTGGGCGCCATGCATCCGCGTTACAACCGCGCGGTGGCCGAGCAGGCGGCGCTGGCCGGCGCGTTCGGCGTCGCGGCGTTGCAGGACGAGGCCGCCGGCATCGCCGCCGCTGCCGAGGTGGCGCGCCGGCTCGACGCCTTGGCGGACGAGACCGAGCGCGGCTGGATCGGCCTGTTCGACGAGACCGGCTATGCCTTCTCCCGCACGGTGCGCGGCGTGGCCGAGGTGGCGCGGCTGGACCATGCCTTCATCGCCTCCCCCGAGGCGCGCCGGCTTGACACGCTGGCCCGCGACCTCGACGGCGTCTTCACCGCCGCCACGGTGCTGAAGCGCAAGAACGACGAGCAGGCGCTGTTCGGCGCCGTCGACCTGTTCGACGCGGTCACCGACGCCGGCCGCAAGGGCCTCTCGCTCCAGCGCTACAAAGGCTTGGGCGAGATGAACCCGGAGCAGCTGTGGGAGACCACCCTCGACAAGAACGCCCGCTCCCTCCTCCAGGTGCGGGTGAAGGAGGTGGATGCCGCCGACGACCTCTTCAACCGCCTCATGGGCGACACCGTGGAGCCGCGGCGGGAGTTCATCCAGGAGAACGCCCTGCGGGCGAGCGTGGACGTGTGAGGGGGCGCGCGGCCTGTCCCCGTTTTCACGGGATGCCTTTCAAGGGAAACACCAGCCGGCCTGTAAGCCGGGTTCTGTACGGCGGACCTTGCGGCCCGCGTGGCGACCATTCCTCTGGGACGCCGGTTGCCCGGCGCCTCTAGCAGTCAACCCGGACGGCGCCCCGTAGACAGGGGTGGTTTCCCGTGCCGTCCCTATTCGACCTTGCTCCCGGTGGGGTTTGCCGTGCCGCTCCCGTTGCCGGTCGCGCGGTGGGCTCTTACCCCACCGTTTCACCCTGGCCCGTGCGGACCCGAAAGTCTTTCACGGGTGGTCTGATTTCTGTGGCACTTTCCCTGGGGTTGCCCCCGCCGGACGTTATCCGGCACCGTGTCTGCGTGGAGCCCGGACTTTCCTCGATATGCAGAGCATACCGCGGCCGCCCGGCCGGCTGGTGAGCGCGAGCAATGGGCGCTGGGGCGTCATGCGTCAAGGGGTGGATGCGTTCCCCGGCCCAGCGACGGCGAGGCAGAAGTGCCGAGCCGGGGTCCAGCAGAGAGTCCTGCGCAGCAGTCAGAATGTCTCTGGCAGCCGGATCGGGAAGCGCCTTCGGCGAAGCCTTGCGCTGGATCCCGGCTCCCCTTCCACTCCGCTGACGCTGCGTTCCAGTCGGCCGGGATACGCGTAAACGAAAGTTGGCCTCACCCCACCAGCTCGAACCATTCGTCCTCGGTCATCACCTGCACCCCGAGGGATTGCGCCTTCTCCAGCTTGGAGCCGGCACCGGGGCCCGCCACCAGGAGGTCGGTCTTGGCCGACACCGAGCCGGAGACCTTCGCCCCGAGCCGCTCGGCCATGGCCTTGGCCTCGTCGCGGGTCATCTTCTCCAGCGATCCGGTGAACACCACCGTCTTGCCGGAGACGGGGCTTGCCGCCGCCACCCGCTCCATGGGCTCGGGGTCACCTCCTTCAGCAGCGCCGCCACCACCTCGCGGTTGCGGGGCTCGCCGAAGAACTCGATCACCGCTTCCGCCACCACGTCGCCGATGCCGTCGATGCCGAGCATCTCCTGCCAGGCCTCGTTCCCCTTGGGATGGGCCTCGCCGGGAATCTCCGACGCCAGCGCGCCGGCCTCCAGCGCCTCCACGGTGCCGTAATGGCGCATCAGCCGCTTGGCGTTGGTCTCGCCCACATGGCGGATGCCGAGGGCGAAGACGAAGCGGTCCACCACCACCTTTCGCCGCTCCTCGATGGCGGCGAACAGGTTGGTCGCGGAGGTCTTGCCCCAGCCCTCCCGGTTCTCCAGCCGCTGCAGGTCGCGCCTGTTGCGCTCTTCCAGCGTGAAGATGTCGGCGGGCGACTTGATCAGTCCCCACTCGTAGAAGGCGCGCACCTGCTTCTCGCCCAGCCCCTCGATGTCGAAGGCATTGCGGGAGACGAAGTGGCGCAGGCGCTCCACCATCTGCGCCGGGCAGATGAGCCCGCCGGTGCAGCGGCGCACCGCGTCCACCTTGTCAGTCCTGGTGTCCACCTCGCGCACGGCGTGGGAGCCGCAGGCCGGGCACAAAGTGGGGAATTCATACGGCTTTGAACCGGCCGGCCGCTTCTCCGCGATCACCCGCACGACCTGAGGGATCACGTCGCCGGCGCGCTGCACCACCACCGTGTCGCCGATGCGCACGTCCTTGCGGGCGATCTCGTCCTCGTTGTGCAGGGTGGCGGAAGAGACCACCACGCCGCCCACGGTCACCGGGGTGAGCTTGGCCACCGGCGTGAGCGCGCCGGTGCGGCCGACCTGGATCTCGATGTCCTCCAGCACGGTGGTCGCCTGCTCGGCCGGGAACTTGTGGGCGATGGCCCAGCGCGGCGAGCGCGAGACGAAGCCGAGGCGGCGCTGCAGGTCGAGCCGGTCCACCTTGTAGACCACGCCGTCGATGTCGTAGCCGAGCGTGGCGCGCTGGGCCTCGATGGAGCGGTAGTGGGCGATGAGCTCGGCGGCGCTGGTTGCCCGGATCATCAGCGGGTTGGTGGTGAAGCCCCAGCGCTTGAAGGCCTCGACCACGCCATGCTGGGTTTCTGCCGGCAGGTCCGAGGCCTCGCCCCAGGCATAGGCGAAGAATTTCAAGGGCCGGGCCGCGGTGATGGCGGAATCGAGCTGGCGCAGGGAGCCCGCTGCCGCATTGCGCGGATTGGCGAAGACCTTCTCGTCGGCCGCCGCCTGCCGATCGTTGAGCGCCTCGAAATCGGCCTTGGCCATGTAGACCTCGCCGCGCACGTCGATGAGGGCCGGCACGTCCTCGCCGGAGAGGCGATCGGGGATTTCGGCGATGGTGCGCACGTTGGCGGTCACATCCTCGCCCTGGGTGCCGTCGCCGCGGGTGGCGGCCACGGCGAGCGCGCCACCCTCGTAGCGCAGGGAGCAGGACAGGCCGTCGATCTTGGGCTCGGAGGTGAAGGCCACCTCGTCGTCCGGCCCGAGATTGAGGAAGCGCTTCACCCGCGCCACGAACTCCTCCACCTCCGCGTCGGAGAAGGCGTTGGAGAGGGACAGCATGGGCACGCCATGCACAACCTTGCCGAACTTCTCCGACGGCGCAGCGCCCACCTTCTCGGACAGGCTGTCCTCGCCCCTCAGTCCCGGGAAGCGCGCCTCGATGGCCTCATAGCGCCGGCGCAGGGCATCATATTCGGCGTCGGAGACGACCGGGGCGTCCTCGCGATAGTAGGCGGCGTCGTGGCCGGCGATCTCCTGCGCCAGGGCGGCATGCTCGCTCGCGGCCTCGGCCGGCGAGAGGTCTTCGACAGTCACGGAACGAAAGGGGGCTGCGGGCGCGGTCATGGTGTCCTCTGGCGCCCCTTTTTGGCAAAGCCCGCTGCGGCCGGCAACTCGCCGGCCACAATCGGCGCCGTGCATCCGGAAAAGACCGGGCTGCGCGGATGTCTCGAACTTGTAAGATGTCCAAGCTAGGGCTTCGAATACGATTCTCCGACCAAGGGGGCAAAATGGCCAGGGGTTCAGGATTTTCCCGCAGGATTGCCGCGGCAGCGGCCCTCACCTTCCTTGCCGCTGCGCCGGCGCTGGCCCAGCAGGGGGACGATTCGGCTCAGGATGCGGCCCTTCTGGCGCGCGGCGAATATCTCGCCAAGGCGGCGGACTGCATGCCCTGCCATACCGGCGACAAGGCGAAGCCCTTCGCCGGCGGCCTTGCGCTCAACACGCCGTTCGGCGCCATCTATTCGCCGAACATCACCTCGGACCGCTCCACCGGCATTGGCCTGTGGACCTACGAGCAGTTCGTTAACGCGGTGCGCAACGGCATCCGCAAGGACGGCGCCTATCTCTATCCCGCCATGCCGTTCGACGCCTACACCGAGATTTCCGACGACGACATGAAGGCCCTGTGGGCCTATGTGCGGCGCATCCCGCCCATTCCCAGCACCCCGCCGGCCAACCAGCTGGC
This window contains:
- a CDS encoding BolA family protein, coding for MSETSLSAIRQTLEAGLSPLALELEDESHKHAGHAGVRHQLKGAEHRDDGGVTHLRVRVVSPDFAGKSRIERHRIVNGLLQGEIAKGLHAIAIEAKAPGE
- a CDS encoding J domain-containing protein: MKLNSPLFDRIRVKPADDRRHSRPTLQGCQWPGCAAEGTHKAPKGRHQEGQYWQYCLDHVREYNHSYNYFSGMTDDAVCAYQKDALTGHRPTWKMGAKGSRTPGPPPPGGAEGMRDPFGFTAEMGGAFHADRPVPDGRIVRTTERRALEVMGLEMSAGATEIKARYKELVKLHHPDANGGDRSSEDRLRSVIQAYNNLKQAGFC
- the cobT gene encoding cobaltochelatase subunit CobT, which gives rise to MAPTNRTPGKTPKEAPAEPFKRAVAGCFKAIAGVSDFEVTFASERPALAPDRVRLPEPPRRFTLQDAAIVRGHADSLALRRACHDPKVHRKMLPQGETARAVFEAVEQARVEAIGGNRMPGTKRNLAAMLQDRYHRGNFADITERADAPIEDAIALMVRERLTGEAPPADARKIVDLWRSYIEDRAAGDLSRLADSLENQKRFGEIARDLLASLDMGEESSLDTEKEPEDGDGEGGPDDEGGESGDAREDDSQQGTTEMEAELSEEEMPDSAMDSDSAPPAEVPDGTELGDSEEPAEPWQPRPPVTHDNRGPEYHAFTTKFDEEVAAEDLCDSEELTRLRSYLDKQLAHLQGVVARLANRLQRRLLAQQNRAWDFDLEEGVLDPARLSRVITDPTAALSFKRERDTDFRDTVVTLLIDNSGSMRGRPITVAATCADILARTLERCGVKVEVLGFTTKAWKGGQSREAWLAGGKPAGPGRLNDLRHIIYKSADAPWRRARRNLGLMMREGLLKENIDGEALDWAHKRLMMRTEARRILMMISDGAPVDDSTLSVNAGNYLERHLRHIISEIETRSPVELIAIGIGHDVTRYYQRAVTIVDAEELGGVMTEKLAELFNEVPKAPTRKGRLH
- the cobS gene encoding cobaltochelatase subunit CobS, with amino-acid sequence MIGTQTNAPTPDMKVSVRQTFGIDIDMEVPAFSEADPHVPELDPDYLFDRTTTLAILAGFARNRRVMVTGYHGTGKSTHIEQVAARLNWPCVRINLDSHISRIDLIGKDAIVVKDGMQVTEFRDGILPWAYQNNIAMVFDEYDAGRPDVMFVIQRVLESSGRLTLLDQSRVISPHPAFRLFATANTIGLGDTTGLYHGTQQINQAQMDRWSIVTALNYLAHDKEVDIVLAKAKHFQTPEGRDTVNRMVRLADLTRQAFINGDLSTVMSPRTVITWAENADIFKEIAFALRVTFLNKCDELERPLVAEFYQRCFGQELTESTVNVALS
- the queC gene encoding 7-cyano-7-deazaguanine synthase QueC produces the protein MAEAQAQDGALVLFSGGQDSATCLAFALERFGRVETLGFHYGQRHAVELERRPVLRAAMAGLDPLWAARLGVDHLLDMPVLGQISETALTREMAVEMEEGGLPNTFVPGRNLVFLTFAAALAYRRGLRHIVGGMCETDFSGYPDCRDDTIKAMQVALNLGMEKRFVLHTPLMWIDKAETWALAERLGGAALVDLIIEESHTCYLGERGKRRDWGYGCGECPACRLRAEGFARYRASGAVESRAAAPK